In Lentilitoribacter sp. Alg239-R112, the following proteins share a genomic window:
- a CDS encoding TAXI family TRAP transporter solute-binding subunit yields MKLNLKSTIFMAAMLAAPPLAQADDFLSIGSCPVTCTAYTWSAGIADVINKNVDGVQATAEETKGYVANIALMQGGELEASMATSLSAYEAYTATGNYEGSEAGKIMSWMSIAPVAMHIITLDGGPVNAIEDLKGKRIGMGQPGGVSMLDANVLMGKVAGDDFEPFRVRLGDMVDMLSDGNIDAALWNGSFPLAPVIKLNAQRDLKLIPVEDAFFDALRADYPPYFRLSIPGGTYEDVASDTPTFGLANGLVISADVSEERVYEMTKAVFENLDALAGVHPAFGKMSADTVLNGFGSPLHPGALKYYREINVPGIEEFVTRTGG; encoded by the coding sequence ATGAAACTTAATCTCAAGAGCACAATCTTTATGGCAGCAATGCTTGCCGCACCGCCGTTGGCTCAGGCAGATGACTTTTTGTCCATCGGCTCATGTCCGGTGACATGTACGGCCTATACCTGGTCTGCTGGTATTGCTGATGTCATCAACAAAAATGTTGATGGTGTTCAGGCAACAGCAGAGGAAACAAAAGGCTATGTTGCCAACATTGCACTGATGCAGGGCGGCGAGCTGGAAGCATCAATGGCAACATCCCTATCCGCATATGAGGCTTATACAGCGACAGGAAACTACGAAGGTTCGGAAGCTGGAAAAATCATGTCATGGATGTCGATTGCACCTGTTGCAATGCACATTATCACCCTTGATGGCGGTCCTGTAAATGCGATTGAAGATCTTAAGGGTAAACGTATCGGTATGGGACAGCCGGGCGGCGTATCAATGCTTGATGCCAATGTTTTGATGGGTAAAGTTGCAGGCGATGATTTTGAACCTTTTCGTGTACGACTTGGTGACATGGTAGATATGCTAAGCGATGGGAACATTGATGCTGCGCTTTGGAATGGTTCTTTTCCACTTGCTCCGGTGATCAAACTGAACGCGCAACGCGATCTTAAATTGATCCCGGTTGAAGATGCTTTCTTTGATGCGTTACGTGCTGACTACCCGCCATATTTCCGTCTATCCATCCCCGGTGGTACTTATGAGGATGTGGCTAGTGATACGCCGACATTTGGTCTGGCTAATGGTCTGGTGATTTCAGCTGACGTGTCAGAAGAGCGCGTTTACGAAATGACGAAAGCAGTGTTTGAAAATCTTGATGCTTTAGCGGGTGTACATCCTGCATTTGGGAAGATGTCTGCTGATACAGTTCTAAATGGTTTTGGGTCGCCACTACACCCGGGCGCGTTGAAGTACTATCGTGAAATTAATGTGCCAGGCATTGAAGAGTTCGTCACAAGAACTGGCGGTTAA
- a CDS encoding sugar ABC transporter permease, translating to MVEPFIYLSPAILLIGIVMLIPLIIGISYSFQAIELLNPFDTGWVGLENYQALWSDRKFWIALENTFWWTFWSISFQFLLGLGLAMLLNTKFYGKKLFQALVFLPWAVPTFLSALTWAWLFNPVIGPLPHWMTALGILPEPYNIMGDPDIAMWGPIVANIWFGIPFFAITLLAALQSIPSELYEAAEIDGASVWQTFTKITLPFLAPMIAITVMLRTIWIANFADLIYVMTGGGPANSTQIVSSYIFTTAFRKLDFGYASAIAVALLGILLIYAFILLWLRKKLVKI from the coding sequence ATGGTAGAACCCTTTATCTATCTGTCGCCAGCTATACTCCTGATTGGGATTGTTATGTTGATCCCGTTGATTATCGGGATATCCTATTCTTTTCAGGCCATCGAGCTGCTTAACCCGTTTGATACTGGTTGGGTGGGGTTAGAGAACTATCAAGCGCTCTGGTCTGACCGGAAATTCTGGATTGCACTGGAAAATACTTTCTGGTGGACATTCTGGTCAATTTCCTTCCAATTTCTGTTGGGTCTTGGGTTAGCGATGCTGCTCAACACAAAGTTCTACGGTAAAAAGCTATTTCAAGCTCTAGTCTTCCTACCATGGGCTGTACCAACGTTTTTGTCTGCATTAACTTGGGCGTGGTTATTCAACCCAGTTATTGGTCCGTTGCCACATTGGATGACTGCCCTTGGTATCCTGCCTGAGCCGTACAACATCATGGGTGATCCAGACATAGCAATGTGGGGACCTATTGTCGCCAATATCTGGTTTGGTATCCCGTTTTTTGCGATCACTTTACTGGCGGCACTTCAGTCGATCCCCAGCGAGCTTTATGAAGCTGCCGAGATCGACGGCGCGTCGGTTTGGCAGACATTTACCAAGATCACGTTGCCATTTCTTGCGCCAATGATTGCCATCACTGTTATGTTGCGCACCATCTGGATCGCAAATTTTGCGGATCTGATTTACGTGATGACAGGCGGGGGGCCTGCAAACTCCACCCAAATCGTCAGCTCTTACATTTTTACAACTGCTTTCCGTAAACTTGATTTCGGATATGCCTCTGCGATCGCGGTCGCACTACTGGGTATCTTGCTGATTTATGCTTTCATTCTACTTTGGCTTCGTAAGAAGCTGGTCAAGATCTGA
- a CDS encoding sugar ABC transporter substrate-binding protein, translating into MKRLLTGLCAATMLMASAAYADTTLKLVEVITSPERTKVLQGIVDKYETDNPGVNVEIVSLPWGQAFEKLATMVAGGDVPDVVEMPDTWQALYAGSGQLASLADHVSGWKHGSTLTDKTVAMGSQAGDLYMIPYGFYLRAMFYNKKLLAEAGIENPPATMEEFMTASTAVSKLDGKSGYCLRGGPGGTNGWIMFAATMNGTNEFFTEDGKSRINEPGSVEGIQFMIDMYQSGNAPKDSVNWGFNEIVAGFYSGTCAFLDQDPDALIAISERMPAEDFAVIPMPVGPSGKAFPTIGFAGWSIFKTTEHEDDAWNLVAALSEPEANATWSKRVGVIPIHEGADQDPHFKTEQFKGWFDELNGDQYVPTVMPTYLEKWGYFGSTVLLESSQEALLGQRTAQDVADEWAELLTDEYAKWKAKQ; encoded by the coding sequence ATGAAACGTCTACTTACCGGCCTCTGTGCCGCCACGATGCTGATGGCAAGTGCGGCCTATGCCGACACGACCTTGAAGTTAGTGGAAGTCATCACAAGCCCTGAGCGAACAAAAGTACTACAGGGAATCGTAGATAAATATGAAACTGATAATCCTGGAGTTAACGTCGAAATCGTTAGTCTTCCATGGGGGCAGGCATTTGAAAAGTTAGCTACAATGGTTGCTGGCGGAGATGTGCCTGATGTGGTTGAAATGCCTGATACATGGCAAGCGCTTTATGCTGGTTCAGGTCAATTGGCAAGCCTAGCTGACCACGTATCTGGATGGAAGCACGGTTCTACGCTAACCGATAAAACTGTTGCTATGGGGTCTCAAGCTGGTGATCTTTATATGATTCCATACGGCTTTTATCTACGTGCAATGTTCTACAATAAGAAATTGTTGGCGGAAGCTGGAATTGAAAATCCTCCAGCAACAATGGAAGAGTTTATGACTGCTTCTACCGCGGTGTCCAAGCTGGATGGTAAATCAGGTTACTGTCTTCGTGGTGGTCCTGGTGGTACCAATGGCTGGATCATGTTTGCCGCTACCATGAATGGTACAAATGAATTCTTTACTGAAGACGGTAAAAGCCGGATTAATGAGCCTGGTTCAGTCGAAGGCATTCAGTTCATGATCGATATGTACCAAAGTGGTAATGCACCGAAAGACAGTGTTAACTGGGGATTCAATGAAATTGTTGCTGGTTTTTATTCTGGCACATGTGCTTTCCTAGATCAGGACCCAGATGCTCTTATTGCTATTTCTGAGCGTATGCCTGCAGAAGATTTTGCTGTCATTCCGATGCCGGTTGGTCCGTCTGGTAAAGCATTCCCGACGATCGGTTTTGCTGGTTGGTCTATCTTCAAAACGACCGAACATGAAGATGATGCCTGGAACCTTGTTGCAGCTCTGTCTGAGCCGGAGGCAAATGCCACTTGGTCAAAACGCGTTGGTGTGATTCCAATTCATGAAGGTGCCGATCAAGATCCGCACTTCAAAACCGAGCAGTTTAAGGGCTGGTTTGATGAGTTGAATGGGGATCAGTATGTCCCAACTGTCATGCCTACATATCTTGAAAAATGGGGTTACTTTGGTAGTACCGTTTTGCTTGAAAGCAGTCAGGAAGCACTTCTTGGTCAGCGCACAGCGCAAGACGTTGCTGACGAATGGGCTGAGCTTTTGACTGATGAATACGCTAAATGGAAAGCGAAACAGTGA
- a CDS encoding ROK family transcriptional regulator has product MSQIQANPGVSRAELARMCGFSEMAATRIVRELLAVRIVEEFDIVDKTKTKKKNVGRPKIGLRIVKSGLFAVGITVSAYHSEVSICDADGELFASSRSENLSFENVEDAARFYANALRELIETSEIDVDRIVGVGVALSARTLPDAGEIVTSEYFGWANDGGRFCREIQQIINLPVQIENIANALAIAEMRFGVARKIADFALIHVATFVGAGMVSERRLVRGDSGISGLLGHFRAEERPLTCVCGRHDCLNLSATGFGLLSKMGKLDHQAFDTSKLSFYADSLLAALENDKVSDLVTEAGEKLAPALDSVAKLLGPKMIILSGYLGANDRYIDGVMAMLAQQFDHDPETSFQLTKGTISSVESAALLALHSFCYSDRFDYDRFARTIEQSEEIAHG; this is encoded by the coding sequence TTGTCACAGATACAGGCAAATCCTGGTGTGTCGAGGGCGGAACTCGCCCGTATGTGCGGTTTTTCAGAGATGGCAGCAACCCGAATTGTTAGAGAATTGCTGGCAGTCAGAATTGTCGAAGAGTTCGATATCGTCGATAAAACCAAAACTAAGAAAAAAAATGTTGGTCGACCAAAAATTGGTTTGCGGATTGTAAAAAGTGGATTGTTTGCAGTGGGTATCACGGTCTCCGCTTATCATTCTGAGGTTTCAATTTGTGATGCCGATGGTGAACTTTTTGCAAGTAGCAGATCAGAAAATCTATCATTCGAAAATGTCGAAGACGCCGCTCGGTTTTATGCAAATGCACTACGTGAACTGATTGAAACTTCTGAGATCGATGTCGATCGAATTGTCGGCGTTGGGGTGGCGCTGTCCGCTAGAACATTGCCAGATGCCGGTGAGATTGTAACATCGGAATATTTTGGTTGGGCAAATGATGGTGGTCGCTTTTGTCGCGAAATTCAACAAATTATTAATCTGCCCGTCCAAATCGAAAATATTGCTAACGCGTTAGCCATTGCTGAAATGCGATTTGGTGTAGCACGCAAAATTGCAGATTTTGCTCTGATCCACGTAGCAACATTTGTCGGCGCTGGTATGGTTTCAGAGCGCAGGCTTGTTCGCGGTGATTCTGGAATATCTGGGCTTTTGGGCCATTTTCGAGCGGAAGAACGTCCCTTGACCTGCGTATGTGGTCGGCACGATTGTCTCAACCTTTCTGCCACAGGTTTTGGACTTTTATCTAAGATGGGTAAGCTGGATCATCAGGCGTTTGATACGTCAAAACTATCATTCTATGCAGATTCACTGCTTGCAGCACTTGAAAATGACAAGGTTTCAGATCTGGTAACTGAGGCTGGCGAAAAACTTGCTCCGGCGCTCGATAGCGTCGCCAAATTGCTTGGTCCCAAGATGATTATTCTTAGTGGATATCTGGGTGCAAATGATCGTTATATCGATGGGGTCATGGCAATGCTCGCTCAGCAGTTTGACCATGATCCGGAAACATCTTTTCAATTGACTAAAGGTACAATTTCGTCCGTGGAATCAGCGGCATTGTTAGCATTACATTCATTTTGTTATTCTGATCGATTTGATTACGACAGATTTGCACGCACCATCGAACAATCTGAGGAGATCGCCCATGGATGA
- a CDS encoding transketolase, with product MNITPDIRSALEKKTLWLSSWMIHNANNVRTKGRIKVGGHQASSASMNAILNALYFDVLRPEDRVAVKPHASPVFHAIQYLLGNQTRQQLQDFRALGGAQPYPSRTKDKDDVDFSTGSVGMGVAMTAFASMTQDYISAHGWLDQPKGRMIALVGDAELDEGNIYEALLEGAKHDLRNCWWVIDYNRQSLDGVVTEGLNARFRDIFVACGWDVVELKYGTLMQEAFKRPGGKKLRTWIDSCENGLYSALTFKGGAAWREHLETDFSGDNETLALVADHNDDELARLMSNLAGHDAELIAKTMKAIDHDRPVCFICYTVKGHGLPLAGHKDNHAGIMTTTQIEGLRDGMGIAEGEEWEPFAGLDIQGAEIQAFLNNVSFSSEGSRRYAAANISTTVAVTPRFKQRASTQEAFGQILSSIASGAPELAARIVTTSPDVSVSTNLGPWINKTGLFAKSDQADVFRDHAIPSAQKWKRHMDGRHVELGIAENNLFTFLGALGLSHSLFGERLLPVGTVYDPFICRGLDALNYACYQDARFMLAATPSGVTLSHEGGAHQSISTPLIGMAQDGLATFEPAYADELSVIMRWGFDYMQRDGAASEDEENWLRDEKGGSIYLRLSTLPQEQLQREMTDQLTREIVAGGYWLREPTASTSVILAYTGVVAPETIKAAGLLAEDMRDVAVLAITSADRLNAGWQAAERARQRGDDTAQSHVEILLEGVSRDAGLVTITDGHPAALSWLGGVTGHRTKSLGVEHFGQAGTVDDIYHLHGLDANAIMHAARALLPGRGARYLSPLAS from the coding sequence ATGAATATTACGCCTGATATCCGTAGTGCTCTGGAGAAGAAGACACTTTGGTTGTCGTCATGGATGATTCACAACGCAAATAATGTTCGAACAAAAGGGCGGATAAAGGTTGGTGGTCATCAGGCATCGTCTGCCTCCATGAATGCTATTTTGAATGCACTATATTTCGATGTGTTGCGACCAGAAGATCGCGTTGCGGTGAAACCCCACGCGAGCCCTGTTTTCCATGCAATTCAGTACTTGCTTGGTAATCAGACGCGTCAGCAGCTACAGGATTTCCGTGCACTGGGGGGCGCGCAACCCTATCCATCGCGGACAAAGGATAAGGATGACGTCGACTTCTCTACTGGATCTGTAGGTATGGGCGTAGCGATGACGGCCTTTGCCAGCATGACACAGGATTATATTTCCGCGCATGGGTGGTTGGATCAGCCAAAGGGACGGATGATCGCGTTGGTTGGTGATGCTGAACTTGACGAGGGTAATATTTATGAGGCACTTCTAGAAGGTGCAAAGCACGATTTGCGCAATTGTTGGTGGGTCATCGACTATAATCGGCAGTCATTAGATGGGGTCGTAACCGAAGGTTTGAATGCACGCTTTCGTGATATTTTCGTCGCATGTGGCTGGGACGTTGTTGAGCTAAAATATGGCACTTTGATGCAAGAAGCATTTAAACGACCCGGTGGTAAAAAACTGCGTACTTGGATCGACAGTTGCGAAAATGGTCTTTACTCGGCACTTACCTTTAAGGGCGGTGCGGCCTGGCGAGAGCATCTTGAAACAGACTTTTCTGGTGATAACGAAACGCTGGCATTGGTTGCTGATCACAATGACGATGAGTTGGCGCGGTTGATGAGCAACCTTGCAGGTCACGATGCTGAACTTATCGCCAAGACAATGAAAGCGATTGATCATGATCGCCCGGTTTGTTTTATCTGCTATACTGTTAAAGGCCATGGCTTACCGTTAGCTGGCCACAAGGACAATCATGCGGGAATCATGACAACCACCCAGATTGAAGGTCTGCGCGATGGTATGGGAATTGCTGAGGGTGAGGAATGGGAACCTTTTGCTGGACTTGATATTCAAGGTGCTGAAATACAGGCATTTTTGAATAATGTGTCGTTCAGTTCTGAAGGTTCTCGCCGCTATGCTGCTGCGAACATATCTACGACTGTCGCTGTTACGCCTCGCTTCAAACAACGAGCTTCGACACAGGAAGCCTTTGGGCAAATTCTTTCCTCAATTGCGTCTGGCGCGCCGGAACTGGCTGCACGGATCGTGACCACATCACCGGATGTTTCAGTCTCGACCAACCTGGGGCCGTGGATTAACAAGACAGGGCTCTTTGCTAAATCTGATCAGGCGGATGTATTTCGAGATCATGCAATTCCATCTGCACAGAAATGGAAGCGCCATATGGACGGACGCCATGTTGAGTTGGGTATTGCTGAAAACAATCTCTTTACATTTCTCGGTGCTTTGGGTCTTTCCCATTCTCTTTTTGGAGAACGACTTTTGCCCGTGGGTACCGTGTATGATCCTTTCATTTGCCGTGGTCTCGATGCGCTCAATTATGCCTGCTATCAAGATGCCCGGTTTATGCTTGCGGCTACACCTTCGGGGGTGACGCTTAGTCATGAAGGTGGAGCCCATCAATCTATTTCAACACCTCTTATCGGAATGGCGCAGGATGGTCTGGCAACTTTCGAGCCAGCCTATGCCGATGAGTTGAGCGTTATCATGCGCTGGGGTTTTGACTATATGCAGCGTGATGGGGCTGCGTCTGAGGATGAAGAGAATTGGCTGCGGGATGAAAAAGGTGGATCAATTTATTTGCGTTTGTCCACTTTGCCACAAGAGCAGCTTCAACGAGAGATGACTGATCAACTGACCAGAGAAATTGTAGCTGGTGGGTATTGGCTACGTGAGCCAACAGCGTCAACATCCGTGATATTGGCATATACTGGTGTAGTCGCTCCAGAGACGATTAAAGCTGCTGGTCTTTTGGCCGAAGATATGCGTGATGTAGCTGTACTGGCTATCACGTCGGCTGATCGACTGAACGCTGGATGGCAGGCCGCCGAACGGGCAAGGCAACGTGGCGACGATACTGCCCAGTCACATGTGGAAATACTTCTTGAGGGGGTGTCAAGAGATGCTGGTCTAGTGACCATCACCGATGGACATCCGGCAGCTTTGAGTTGGCTTGGTGGTGTTACTGGACATCGCACTAAATCACTTGGTGTGGAACATTTCGGGCAAGCGGGTACTGTCGATGATATCTATCATCTACATGGGTTAGATGCGAACGCAATTATGCATGCTGCACGAGCTTTACTTCCAGGCCGTGGCGCTCGCTATCTGTCTCCACTTGCGAGTTAG
- a CDS encoding carbohydrate ABC transporter permease, which translates to MITASNPVVTTGKYVALLAYLTFALFPLYWLLKIAITPDQMIFTEGTHIWPSALTFDNFQSVLFKTDFLAYFGNSLYVSLGTAAVTTLVAAGAGYAFSRFDFAGKRIIIAVMLITQMFPLLMIIAPIYKIVASLGLLNSLTSLIIVYTAFNVPFATFLMQSFFDGIPKDLEEAAMMDGCTRFQALRKVIFPLTLPGLGATLGFVFTAAWSELLFALMLISKNDAMTFPVGLLTFVSKFSVDWGQMMAAGVLALIPSCLFFIFIQRYLVQGLTSGAVKG; encoded by the coding sequence ATGATAACTGCTTCTAATCCCGTGGTGACCACAGGAAAGTACGTCGCTCTTTTAGCATACTTGACCTTTGCATTATTTCCACTTTATTGGCTGCTCAAGATAGCGATCACGCCCGACCAAATGATCTTCACGGAAGGTACCCATATTTGGCCTTCTGCACTGACGTTTGATAATTTTCAGTCTGTTTTATTTAAGACAGATTTCCTGGCTTATTTTGGAAACTCACTCTATGTGTCACTTGGCACAGCGGCAGTAACAACTTTGGTTGCGGCAGGCGCAGGCTATGCTTTCTCCCGATTTGATTTTGCTGGCAAGCGGATCATCATTGCGGTCATGCTTATCACACAGATGTTCCCGTTGTTGATGATTATTGCGCCGATCTACAAGATTGTAGCATCTCTCGGTTTGCTTAATTCACTTACCTCGCTAATTATTGTCTACACAGCATTTAACGTTCCCTTCGCAACCTTTTTAATGCAATCCTTCTTTGATGGGATTCCAAAGGATCTTGAGGAGGCAGCAATGATGGATGGCTGTACTCGTTTTCAAGCTTTACGTAAGGTGATTTTTCCGCTGACATTGCCAGGTCTGGGCGCGACATTGGGTTTCGTCTTTACTGCAGCATGGTCAGAGCTTCTTTTCGCTCTCATGCTGATTTCTAAAAACGATGCGATGACTTTTCCAGTGGGCTTGTTGACTTTTGTGTCAAAGTTCTCAGTCGATTGGGGACAGATGATGGCCGCTGGAGTGCTGGCGTTAATCCCAAGTTGTCTATTCTTCATTTTCATTCAACGCTACCTCGTGCAGGGCTTAACGTCCGGTGCAGTAAAAGGATAG
- a CDS encoding TRAP transporter fused permease subunit, with protein MDDETLMGNLLSKIIAISAICLVGLTLYTAFFGVFPDGIQRSAHLLIVLILVFATVFRMTYEASDKIPKRSVVILDRIWIVLALVGAAIAAGHQLFNFEAINNRYGAITSYEIIFGSLLVIALFDACRRTIGWPIVLLAGMFLLYGLYGAYLPDPLAHRGYSLKRVASQVYLGGGGIFGTPLGVSATFVTGVVVLGALLEKTGAGQVLMDFATALTGRMRGGPAKAAVVGSSLMGMISGTAVANVLTTGPISIPLMRKSGYRKEAAGAIEAVASTGGQLMPPVMGAAAFIMAEFTNTSYLTIAKAAFLPAVIFYAVLLAMVHFEAVKRNIPILRDVDSVTDWPMILKRSYLLMPLPVFVSMLLSGYSIMLSSFWAVTASFLVSYIHRSTALSPRKIVETCVSAASAVIPVALACAVAGVIIGIITLTGIGLKFSTLVVMLSGGSLPLALVLTMFTCLILGMGLPTAAAYILVATLVAPALVDLGVSLLAAHLFVLYSAMLSSITPPVALAAYAAASIANGNPLKIAILACQFGMAAFAVPYFFVYDPAILGLDVTWVQISMSFVTAIVGGICASAAMLGHFTARLNIIERLLFAGTAILFMNSDWRFDLTAFVLLTVLIVWSLRRTTTLAK; from the coding sequence ATGGATGATGAAACACTCATGGGCAATTTGTTGTCTAAGATCATCGCAATTTCAGCGATTTGCTTGGTTGGGTTGACACTCTATACAGCCTTCTTTGGCGTTTTTCCGGATGGCATACAACGAAGCGCACATCTTCTTATTGTGTTGATACTTGTGTTTGCGACCGTTTTCAGAATGACCTACGAAGCGTCTGACAAAATACCAAAAAGATCCGTAGTTATTCTTGACCGGATATGGATCGTTTTGGCATTGGTGGGTGCAGCAATCGCCGCCGGCCATCAATTATTTAATTTTGAGGCAATAAACAACCGTTACGGTGCGATCACATCATATGAAATCATTTTTGGTTCATTGCTTGTGATCGCGCTTTTTGATGCCTGTCGTCGCACGATAGGTTGGCCCATTGTTCTCCTAGCAGGTATGTTTCTCCTTTATGGGCTATATGGCGCATACCTGCCCGACCCGCTTGCGCACAGGGGGTATTCGCTCAAGCGGGTCGCTTCACAGGTTTATTTAGGTGGAGGTGGCATTTTTGGAACCCCGCTGGGTGTTAGTGCGACCTTTGTCACAGGTGTTGTCGTTCTCGGTGCATTACTAGAGAAAACGGGCGCAGGCCAAGTGCTCATGGATTTTGCAACGGCCTTAACCGGTCGGATGCGCGGCGGGCCTGCAAAAGCTGCCGTTGTCGGCTCCAGTCTGATGGGTATGATTTCAGGCACGGCAGTTGCCAATGTTTTAACTACCGGTCCGATATCTATTCCTTTGATGCGCAAGAGCGGATACCGCAAAGAGGCGGCAGGCGCGATTGAAGCTGTTGCCTCGACAGGTGGGCAGTTAATGCCGCCAGTTATGGGCGCGGCAGCGTTCATCATGGCGGAGTTCACAAATACATCATATCTCACTATTGCTAAGGCTGCTTTTTTACCTGCTGTGATTTTTTATGCGGTCCTGTTGGCAATGGTTCACTTTGAGGCCGTGAAGCGAAATATACCAATATTGCGTGATGTGGATTCTGTCACCGATTGGCCTATGATTTTAAAGCGCTCGTATCTTTTGATGCCTTTGCCTGTGTTTGTGAGCATGTTGCTTAGCGGTTACTCCATTATGCTATCATCATTCTGGGCTGTTACAGCATCCTTTCTGGTCAGTTATATTCATCGCAGTACTGCTTTATCACCGCGCAAGATTGTTGAGACGTGTGTTTCGGCTGCGAGTGCAGTGATACCTGTTGCACTCGCCTGTGCCGTTGCGGGTGTGATTATCGGAATTATTACGCTGACGGGAATTGGCTTAAAGTTTTCTACTCTAGTGGTCATGTTGTCTGGTGGCTCTCTCCCATTGGCACTCGTTCTAACAATGTTCACCTGCCTCATTTTGGGCATGGGATTGCCTACTGCGGCTGCTTATATTCTAGTGGCTACGCTCGTCGCGCCTGCCTTAGTAGATCTGGGTGTGAGCCTGCTTGCAGCCCACCTCTTTGTTCTCTATTCGGCGATGTTATCATCTATCACGCCACCTGTTGCGCTGGCCGCATATGCTGCTGCATCTATAGCAAATGGCAATCCGTTGAAAATCGCAATATTGGCTTGTCAATTCGGGATGGCAGCATTCGCAGTGCCGTATTTCTTTGTCTATGATCCTGCCATTCTTGGGCTGGATGTAACATGGGTTCAAATATCAATGTCATTTGTGACTGCCATTGTCGGTGGCATATGCGCAAGTGCGGCCATGCTCGGGCATTTCACAGCCCGACTGAACATTATTGAGCGCCTCCTATTTGCGGGTACGGCCATTCTATTCATGAATTCCGACTGGCGTTTCGATCTAACAGCCTTCGTGCTGCTAACAGTACTTATCGTCTGGTCTTTGCGGCGAACAACCACATTAGCAAAGTAA
- the ugpC gene encoding sn-glycerol-3-phosphate ABC transporter ATP-binding protein UgpC: protein MANIELKDVAKRYGSVEVLRNINLEIQDGEFIVLVGPSGCGKSTLLRMIAGLEPITGGDFLIDGERMNDVRPRDRDIAMVFQSYALYPHMDVARNMGFSMEIRKDPIEERASRIQKAATTLGLTELTKRLPKALSGGQRQRVAMGRAIIRDPRAFLFDEPLSNLDAALRVEMRLEIARLHQKLKSTMVYVTHDQVEALTLADRIVVLNGGDIQQIGSPLDLYERPANKFVAQFIGSPTMNIVPVSSTATGTGITLADGTDLTLPHLPNTQGAVELGIRPEHVDVVDIGDLVGIVDVVEHLGSDTNIYLKVDGLGPLMVRMHGNIRVRSGEQVGLRVQRENAHLFASDGTALEHAKVDLAI, encoded by the coding sequence ATGGCAAATATTGAACTCAAAGACGTTGCGAAACGTTACGGCTCTGTCGAAGTTCTGCGCAACATCAACCTTGAGATCCAGGATGGCGAATTTATCGTCCTCGTCGGTCCGTCAGGTTGCGGTAAATCTACGCTTTTGCGCATGATTGCAGGGCTTGAACCGATTACAGGCGGTGATTTCCTGATTGATGGTGAACGGATGAACGATGTGCGCCCGCGTGATCGTGATATTGCAATGGTGTTTCAATCTTACGCGCTCTATCCGCATATGGACGTTGCACGGAATATGGGTTTTTCCATGGAGATTCGTAAAGACCCCATAGAGGAACGCGCTTCTCGTATTCAAAAAGCTGCGACAACATTAGGCCTGACGGAGTTGACAAAGCGATTGCCGAAAGCACTATCTGGCGGACAACGCCAGCGTGTTGCTATGGGCCGCGCCATTATTCGTGACCCGCGAGCCTTTTTGTTTGATGAGCCGCTCTCAAACCTAGATGCTGCGTTGAGAGTTGAGATGCGTCTGGAAATTGCACGACTACATCAAAAACTGAAATCAACAATGGTCTATGTGACACATGACCAAGTTGAAGCGCTGACTTTGGCGGACCGCATTGTTGTCTTAAATGGCGGTGACATCCAGCAAATCGGAAGTCCGCTTGATCTATATGAACGACCGGCGAACAAGTTTGTTGCGCAGTTTATCGGCTCGCCAACGATGAACATCGTTCCGGTCAGCAGTACGGCAACTGGAACCGGCATAACACTTGCAGACGGTACCGACCTGACATTGCCGCATTTGCCAAATACACAAGGTGCTGTGGAACTTGGCATTCGTCCAGAGCATGTCGATGTTGTAGATATCGGAGATTTGGTTGGCATTGTGGATGTCGTGGAGCATTTAGGTTCGGATACCAATATCTATCTAAAGGTTGACGGTCTTGGTCCATTGATGGTTCGAATGCATGGCAATATTCGGGTACGTTCAGGTGAACAGGTTGGATTGCGTGTTCAGCGTGAAAACGCTCATCTATTTGCATCCGATGGCACTGCTTTGGAGCACGCAAAAGTAGATTTGGCGATATGA